A single Dunckerocampus dactyliophorus isolate RoL2022-P2 chromosome 2, RoL_Ddac_1.1, whole genome shotgun sequence DNA region contains:
- the sugp1 gene encoding SURP and G-patch domain-containing protein 1 isoform X2, whose translation MESSDAGRGGWKNKNVQPHKQKMNLNILHQEQLIAEKKKEIEAKLALQAKMNAQIPNKSLPSSSPTMQDASSNKFANDGSFLQQFMMMQKQKSNSISGSTNDAKSLSSSTSPTSPIGNTPQRKSIFAGKRSAGVGSMLSQFKSYSQSKKSPVISQRPSVFCSPDDEDDEEETDLSEFLNMKVSPPEDSDTRLIIDKMASFVAEGGPELEKRAKDDYKENPVFSFLYDKSSMEYLYYKKKVAELKKENTSVTVSPPVDAETQQVAEELAKFVAEGGPEVESIAIERNRDNPTFSFLFDRQNPAYHYYKEKLREHGATASQTFSPPAAESWTEQQQLAPPPPRAQIPPPLNLAPQPSPSQMVDTPPVKRKRKSRWGAEDDKVELPIPTIVVPQDISVPDPNMPSLSAQDLQGLGYKKGKPLGLVGVTELSEEQKKQLKEQQEMQEMYDMIMKHKRAMAEMQVMWEKAIRDHQHEYDSDEEVDQQAGTWEHRLRKMEMEKTREWAESLTDMGKGKHFIGDFLPPEELEKFMETFKALKEGRDPDYSEYKEFKLTVENLGFRMLMKMGWKEGEGLGSEGQGIKAPVNKGTTAMNGAGLGVDRPADLTKSDDEYDAFRKRMMLAYRFRPNPLNNPRRPYY comes from the exons ATGGAGTCTAGCGATGCAG GGAGGGGAGGATGGAAAAATAAGAATGTGCAGCCACATAAACAGAAGATGAACTTGAATATTCTCCACCAAGAGCAGCTGATCgctgagaagaagaaggaaattGAGGCCAAATTGGCACTGCAGGCCAAAATGAATGCACAAATCCCGAACAAATCTCTTCCTTCAAG CTCTCCTACAATGCAAGACGCCTCCTCCAACAAGTTTGCAAATGATGGAAGCTTCTTACAGCAGTTCATGATGATGCAGAAGCAGAAATCCAACAGCATTTCTG GTTCCACTAATGATGCCAAAAGTCTATCATCATCAACATCCCCGACATCCCCAATAGGAAATACTCCGCaaagaaaaagtatttttgcTGGCAAGCGGTCTGCTGGGGTGGGCAGCATGCTCAGCCAGTTTAAGAGTTATTCCCAGTCGAAGAAGAGTCCAGTCATCAGCCAGAGGCCAAGTGTGTTTTGCTCCCcagatgatgaggatgatgaggaaGAGACAGATCTCTCCGAGTTCTTAAACATGAAAG TCTCTCCCCCAGAGGACTCAGACACCAGACTCATTATCGACAAGATGGCCTCTTTTGTGGCAGAGGGGGGACCTGAGCTGGAGAAGCGGGCCAAGGATGACTACAAGGAAAATCCTGTTTTCTC ATTTTTATATGATAAAAGCAGTATGGAGTATCTCtactacaaaaagaaagttgcagaACTCAAAAAGGAGAACACATCAGTTACTG TCTCCCCCCCAGTGGACGCAGAAACCCAGCAAGTGGCCGAGGAGCTTGCCAAGTTTGTGGCTGAGGGTGGCCCAGAGGTGGAAAGCATCGCTATTGAGCGCAATCGGGACAACCCTACCTTCAG tTTTTTATTTGATCGCCAAAACCCAGCCTACCATTACTACAAAGAAAAGCTACGAGAGCATGGCGCTACAGCCTCCCAGACCTTTTCACCTCCAGCAGCAGAGTCTTGGACAGAGCAGCAGCAACTGGCTCCCCCTCCTCCACGAGCACAAATTCCCCCTCCGTTGAACCTAGCACCTCAACCCAGTCCAAGTCAGATGGTAGACACACCGCCTGTCAAACGGAAGAGGAAGAGTAGATGGGGGGCTGAGGACGACAAAGTGGAGCTACCCATTCCTACCATCGTTGTCCCACAGGATATTAGTGTTCCGGACCCCAACATGCCGTCTCTCTCTG CTCAAGATCTGCAAGGTCTTGGTTATAAGAAGGGAAAGCCTCTGGGTCTCGTTGGTGTGACAGAACTATCTGAAGAGCAGAAGAAACAGCTGAAAGAGCAACAAGAG ATGCAAGAGATGTATGACATGATCATGAAGCACAAGCGAGCAATGGCTGAGATGCAGGTGATGTGGGAAAAGGCCATCAGAGACCACCAGCACGAGTACGACAGTGATGAAGAGGTGGACCAGCAGGCCGGCACCTGGGAGCATCGTCTCCgaaaaatggaaatggaaaagaCACGGG AATGGGCGGAGTCTTTGACAGATATGGGCAAAGGGAAACACTTCATCGGAGACTTCCTTCCTCCTGAGGAGCTGGAAAAGTTTATGGAGACATTTAAGGCACTCAAG GAAGGGCGGGACCCAGATTACTCGGAATACAAAGAGTTTAAGTTAACTGTGGAGAATCTTGGTTTCCGTATGCTGATGAAGATGGGCTGGAAGGAAGGGGAAGGCCTTGGAAGTGAGGGACAGGGCATCAAGGCTCCTGTCAACAA GGGAACTACAGCCATGAATGGTGCAGGACTCGGAGTCGACCGCCCGGCCGACCTGACAAAAAGTGATGACGAGTATGACGCCTTCAGGAAGAGGATGATGCTTGCTTACCGCTTTAGGCCCAACCCTCTG aATAATCCACGGAGGCCATATTACTGA
- the stk11 gene encoding serine/threonine-protein kinase STK11 isoform X2: MSTGAIHHLNYLNENELMEMDTFIHRIDSTEVIYQPRRKRAKLIGKYLMGDLLGEGSYGKVKEMLDSETLCRRAVKILKKKKLRRIPNGEANVKKYFCQLLDGLEYLHSQGIVHKDIKPGNLLLTTDGALKISDLGVAEALHPFAEDDTCRTSQGSPAFQPPEIANGLDTFSGFKVDIWSAGVTLYNITTSLYPFEGDNIYKLFENIGKGEFTIPEECGPLLSDLLRGMLEYDPAKRFSIQNIRQHNWVRKKHPPTELPVPIPASAECRDPWRSMTVVPYLEDLHGYTEDDDDELYDGEDEIIYTQDFTVPGQVAEEDQDLSLADYSPPMAKPVCVNGTEGGSFNSRAKAERRPSSSSNPSRKGVSTVSKIRKLSACKQQ, encoded by the exons ATGAGTACGGGGGCGATACATCACCTTAACTACCTGAATGAGAACGAATTGATGGAGATGGACACCTTCATTCACCGCATCGACTCCACCGAGGTGATTTATCAGCCGCGGAGGAAGAGGGCCAAGTTGATAGGAAAGTACCTGATGGGCGATCTGCTGGGGGAGGGATCATATGGCAAAGTGAAAGAGATGCTGGACTCTGAAACCCTCTGTCGCCGGGCTGTCAagatactgaaaaaaaaaaagctgaggaGGATTCCCAATGGAGAAGCCAATGTGAAAAA GTACTTTTGCCAACTATTGGATGGCCTTGAATATTTGCACAGCCAGGGAATAGTTCACAAAGACATTAAACCAGGCAATCTGCTGTTGACCACAGACGGGGCACTTAAAATCTCTGACCTGGGAGTAGCAGAG GCACTGCACCCATTTGCAGAGGACGATACGTGTCGCACTAGCCAGGGCTCTCCGGCCTTTCAGCCGCCTGAGATTGCCAATGGTCTGGACACCTTTTCAGGGTTTAAAGTGGACATTTGGTCTGCGGGAGTAACACT ATACAACATTACTACAAGTCTTTATCCGTTCGAGGGGGACAATATCTATAAGCTATTTGAGAACATTGGAAAAGGGGAGTTTACTATTCCTGAAGAGTGTGGACCTCTCCTTTCAGACCTGCTGCGAG GGATGCTCGAGTATGACCCTGCAAAGAGGTTCTCCATACAAAACATAAGGCAACACAA CTGGGTGCGTAAGAAACACCCTCCGACTGAGCTCCCTGTGCCCATCCCTGCCAGTGCTGAATGCAGGGACCCTTGGCGCAGCATGACAGTGGTGCCATACCTGGAGGACCTCCATGGCTACACTGAAGACGACGACGACGAGCTTTATGACGGCGAGGACGAGATCATATACACTCAGGATTTCACAGTGCCAG GTCAAGTGGCTGAAGAAGACCAAGATCTGAGCCTCGCAGACTACAGCCCACCCATGGCCAAGCCAGTCTGTGTGAACGGAACAGAGGGAGGGTCTTTTAACAGCAGGGCTAAAGCTGAACGTCGGCCCTCATCCTCATCCAACCCCTCACGCAAAGGGGTCTCCACAGTCAGCAAGATCCGTAAGCTCTCTGCCTGCAAACAGCAATGA
- the stk11 gene encoding serine/threonine-protein kinase STK11 isoform X1: MSTGAIHHLNYLNENELMEMDTFIHRIDSTEVIYQPRRKRAKLIGKYLMGDLLGEGSYGKVKEMLDSETLCRRAVKILKKKKLRRIPNGEANVKKEIQLLRRLQHKNVIQLVDVLYNEEKQKMYMVMEYCVCGMQQMLDSVPEKRFPIFQAHGYFCQLLDGLEYLHSQGIVHKDIKPGNLLLTTDGALKISDLGVAEALHPFAEDDTCRTSQGSPAFQPPEIANGLDTFSGFKVDIWSAGVTLYNITTSLYPFEGDNIYKLFENIGKGEFTIPEECGPLLSDLLRGMLEYDPAKRFSIQNIRQHNWVRKKHPPTELPVPIPASAECRDPWRSMTVVPYLEDLHGYTEDDDDELYDGEDEIIYTQDFTVPGQVAEEDQDLSLADYSPPMAKPVCVNGTEGGSFNSRAKAERRPSSSSNPSRKGVSTVSKIRKLSACKQQ; this comes from the exons ATGAGTACGGGGGCGATACATCACCTTAACTACCTGAATGAGAACGAATTGATGGAGATGGACACCTTCATTCACCGCATCGACTCCACCGAGGTGATTTATCAGCCGCGGAGGAAGAGGGCCAAGTTGATAGGAAAGTACCTGATGGGCGATCTGCTGGGGGAGGGATCATATGGCAAAGTGAAAGAGATGCTGGACTCTGAAACCCTCTGTCGCCGGGCTGTCAagatactgaaaaaaaaaaagctgaggaGGATTCCCAATGGAGAAGCCAATGTGAAAAA gGAGATTCAGCTGCTAAGAAGACTCCAGCACAAGAATGTGATTCAGTTGGTAGATGTTCTGTACAACGAAGAGAAGCAGAAAAT GTATATGGTGATGGAGTATTGTGTGTGCGGGATGCAACAAATGCTGGATAGCGTCCCGGAAAAAAGGTTTCCTATATTTCAAGCTCACGG GTACTTTTGCCAACTATTGGATGGCCTTGAATATTTGCACAGCCAGGGAATAGTTCACAAAGACATTAAACCAGGCAATCTGCTGTTGACCACAGACGGGGCACTTAAAATCTCTGACCTGGGAGTAGCAGAG GCACTGCACCCATTTGCAGAGGACGATACGTGTCGCACTAGCCAGGGCTCTCCGGCCTTTCAGCCGCCTGAGATTGCCAATGGTCTGGACACCTTTTCAGGGTTTAAAGTGGACATTTGGTCTGCGGGAGTAACACT ATACAACATTACTACAAGTCTTTATCCGTTCGAGGGGGACAATATCTATAAGCTATTTGAGAACATTGGAAAAGGGGAGTTTACTATTCCTGAAGAGTGTGGACCTCTCCTTTCAGACCTGCTGCGAG GGATGCTCGAGTATGACCCTGCAAAGAGGTTCTCCATACAAAACATAAGGCAACACAA CTGGGTGCGTAAGAAACACCCTCCGACTGAGCTCCCTGTGCCCATCCCTGCCAGTGCTGAATGCAGGGACCCTTGGCGCAGCATGACAGTGGTGCCATACCTGGAGGACCTCCATGGCTACACTGAAGACGACGACGACGAGCTTTATGACGGCGAGGACGAGATCATATACACTCAGGATTTCACAGTGCCAG GTCAAGTGGCTGAAGAAGACCAAGATCTGAGCCTCGCAGACTACAGCCCACCCATGGCCAAGCCAGTCTGTGTGAACGGAACAGAGGGAGGGTCTTTTAACAGCAGGGCTAAAGCTGAACGTCGGCCCTCATCCTCATCCAACCCCTCACGCAAAGGGGTCTCCACAGTCAGCAAGATCCGTAAGCTCTCTGCCTGCAAACAGCAATGA
- the sugp1 gene encoding SURP and G-patch domain-containing protein 1 isoform X3, producing MESSDAGRGGWKNKNVQPHKQKMNLNILHQEQLIAEKKKEIEAKLALQAKMNAQIPNKSLPSSSPTMQDASSNKFANDGSFLQQFMMMQKQKSNSISEGSTNDAKSLSSSTSPTSPIGNTPQRKSIFAGKRSAGVGSMLSQFKSYSQSKKSPVISQRPSVFCSPDDEDDEEETDLSEFLNMKVSPPEDSDTRLIIDKMASFVAEGGPELEKRAKDDYKENPVFSFLYDKSSMEYLYYKKKVAELKKENTSVTVSPPVDAETQQVAEELAKFVAEGGPEVESIAIERNRDNPTFSFLFDRQNPAYHYYKEKLREHGATASQTFSPPAAESWTEQQQLAPPPPRAQIPPPLNLAPQPSPSQMVDTPPVKRKRKSRWGAEDDKVELPIPTIVVPQDISVPDPNMPSLSAQDLQGLGYKKGKPLGLVGVTELSEEQKKQLKEQQEMQEMYDMIMKHKRAMAEMQVMWEKAIRDHQHEYDSDEEVDQQAGTWEHRLRKMEMEKTREWAESLTDMGKGKHFIGDFLPPEELEKFMETFKALKEGRDPDYSEYKEFKLTVENLGFRMLMKMGWKEGEGLGSEGQGIKAPVNKLS from the exons ATGGAGTCTAGCGATGCAG GGAGGGGAGGATGGAAAAATAAGAATGTGCAGCCACATAAACAGAAGATGAACTTGAATATTCTCCACCAAGAGCAGCTGATCgctgagaagaagaaggaaattGAGGCCAAATTGGCACTGCAGGCCAAAATGAATGCACAAATCCCGAACAAATCTCTTCCTTCAAG CTCTCCTACAATGCAAGACGCCTCCTCCAACAAGTTTGCAAATGATGGAAGCTTCTTACAGCAGTTCATGATGATGCAGAAGCAGAAATCCAACAGCATTTCTG AAGGTTCCACTAATGATGCCAAAAGTCTATCATCATCAACATCCCCGACATCCCCAATAGGAAATACTCCGCaaagaaaaagtatttttgcTGGCAAGCGGTCTGCTGGGGTGGGCAGCATGCTCAGCCAGTTTAAGAGTTATTCCCAGTCGAAGAAGAGTCCAGTCATCAGCCAGAGGCCAAGTGTGTTTTGCTCCCcagatgatgaggatgatgaggaaGAGACAGATCTCTCCGAGTTCTTAAACATGAAAG TCTCTCCCCCAGAGGACTCAGACACCAGACTCATTATCGACAAGATGGCCTCTTTTGTGGCAGAGGGGGGACCTGAGCTGGAGAAGCGGGCCAAGGATGACTACAAGGAAAATCCTGTTTTCTC ATTTTTATATGATAAAAGCAGTATGGAGTATCTCtactacaaaaagaaagttgcagaACTCAAAAAGGAGAACACATCAGTTACTG TCTCCCCCCCAGTGGACGCAGAAACCCAGCAAGTGGCCGAGGAGCTTGCCAAGTTTGTGGCTGAGGGTGGCCCAGAGGTGGAAAGCATCGCTATTGAGCGCAATCGGGACAACCCTACCTTCAG tTTTTTATTTGATCGCCAAAACCCAGCCTACCATTACTACAAAGAAAAGCTACGAGAGCATGGCGCTACAGCCTCCCAGACCTTTTCACCTCCAGCAGCAGAGTCTTGGACAGAGCAGCAGCAACTGGCTCCCCCTCCTCCACGAGCACAAATTCCCCCTCCGTTGAACCTAGCACCTCAACCCAGTCCAAGTCAGATGGTAGACACACCGCCTGTCAAACGGAAGAGGAAGAGTAGATGGGGGGCTGAGGACGACAAAGTGGAGCTACCCATTCCTACCATCGTTGTCCCACAGGATATTAGTGTTCCGGACCCCAACATGCCGTCTCTCTCTG CTCAAGATCTGCAAGGTCTTGGTTATAAGAAGGGAAAGCCTCTGGGTCTCGTTGGTGTGACAGAACTATCTGAAGAGCAGAAGAAACAGCTGAAAGAGCAACAAGAG ATGCAAGAGATGTATGACATGATCATGAAGCACAAGCGAGCAATGGCTGAGATGCAGGTGATGTGGGAAAAGGCCATCAGAGACCACCAGCACGAGTACGACAGTGATGAAGAGGTGGACCAGCAGGCCGGCACCTGGGAGCATCGTCTCCgaaaaatggaaatggaaaagaCACGGG AATGGGCGGAGTCTTTGACAGATATGGGCAAAGGGAAACACTTCATCGGAGACTTCCTTCCTCCTGAGGAGCTGGAAAAGTTTATGGAGACATTTAAGGCACTCAAG GAAGGGCGGGACCCAGATTACTCGGAATACAAAGAGTTTAAGTTAACTGTGGAGAATCTTGGTTTCCGTATGCTGATGAAGATGGGCTGGAAGGAAGGGGAAGGCCTTGGAAGTGAGGGACAGGGCATCAAGGCTCCTGTCAACAA ATTGAGCTGA
- the sugp1 gene encoding SURP and G-patch domain-containing protein 1 isoform X1, whose translation MESSDAGRGGWKNKNVQPHKQKMNLNILHQEQLIAEKKKEIEAKLALQAKMNAQIPNKSLPSSSPTMQDASSNKFANDGSFLQQFMMMQKQKSNSISEGSTNDAKSLSSSTSPTSPIGNTPQRKSIFAGKRSAGVGSMLSQFKSYSQSKKSPVISQRPSVFCSPDDEDDEEETDLSEFLNMKVSPPEDSDTRLIIDKMASFVAEGGPELEKRAKDDYKENPVFSFLYDKSSMEYLYYKKKVAELKKENTSVTVSPPVDAETQQVAEELAKFVAEGGPEVESIAIERNRDNPTFSFLFDRQNPAYHYYKEKLREHGATASQTFSPPAAESWTEQQQLAPPPPRAQIPPPLNLAPQPSPSQMVDTPPVKRKRKSRWGAEDDKVELPIPTIVVPQDISVPDPNMPSLSAQDLQGLGYKKGKPLGLVGVTELSEEQKKQLKEQQEMQEMYDMIMKHKRAMAEMQVMWEKAIRDHQHEYDSDEEVDQQAGTWEHRLRKMEMEKTREWAESLTDMGKGKHFIGDFLPPEELEKFMETFKALKEGRDPDYSEYKEFKLTVENLGFRMLMKMGWKEGEGLGSEGQGIKAPVNKGTTAMNGAGLGVDRPADLTKSDDEYDAFRKRMMLAYRFRPNPLNNPRRPYY comes from the exons ATGGAGTCTAGCGATGCAG GGAGGGGAGGATGGAAAAATAAGAATGTGCAGCCACATAAACAGAAGATGAACTTGAATATTCTCCACCAAGAGCAGCTGATCgctgagaagaagaaggaaattGAGGCCAAATTGGCACTGCAGGCCAAAATGAATGCACAAATCCCGAACAAATCTCTTCCTTCAAG CTCTCCTACAATGCAAGACGCCTCCTCCAACAAGTTTGCAAATGATGGAAGCTTCTTACAGCAGTTCATGATGATGCAGAAGCAGAAATCCAACAGCATTTCTG AAGGTTCCACTAATGATGCCAAAAGTCTATCATCATCAACATCCCCGACATCCCCAATAGGAAATACTCCGCaaagaaaaagtatttttgcTGGCAAGCGGTCTGCTGGGGTGGGCAGCATGCTCAGCCAGTTTAAGAGTTATTCCCAGTCGAAGAAGAGTCCAGTCATCAGCCAGAGGCCAAGTGTGTTTTGCTCCCcagatgatgaggatgatgaggaaGAGACAGATCTCTCCGAGTTCTTAAACATGAAAG TCTCTCCCCCAGAGGACTCAGACACCAGACTCATTATCGACAAGATGGCCTCTTTTGTGGCAGAGGGGGGACCTGAGCTGGAGAAGCGGGCCAAGGATGACTACAAGGAAAATCCTGTTTTCTC ATTTTTATATGATAAAAGCAGTATGGAGTATCTCtactacaaaaagaaagttgcagaACTCAAAAAGGAGAACACATCAGTTACTG TCTCCCCCCCAGTGGACGCAGAAACCCAGCAAGTGGCCGAGGAGCTTGCCAAGTTTGTGGCTGAGGGTGGCCCAGAGGTGGAAAGCATCGCTATTGAGCGCAATCGGGACAACCCTACCTTCAG tTTTTTATTTGATCGCCAAAACCCAGCCTACCATTACTACAAAGAAAAGCTACGAGAGCATGGCGCTACAGCCTCCCAGACCTTTTCACCTCCAGCAGCAGAGTCTTGGACAGAGCAGCAGCAACTGGCTCCCCCTCCTCCACGAGCACAAATTCCCCCTCCGTTGAACCTAGCACCTCAACCCAGTCCAAGTCAGATGGTAGACACACCGCCTGTCAAACGGAAGAGGAAGAGTAGATGGGGGGCTGAGGACGACAAAGTGGAGCTACCCATTCCTACCATCGTTGTCCCACAGGATATTAGTGTTCCGGACCCCAACATGCCGTCTCTCTCTG CTCAAGATCTGCAAGGTCTTGGTTATAAGAAGGGAAAGCCTCTGGGTCTCGTTGGTGTGACAGAACTATCTGAAGAGCAGAAGAAACAGCTGAAAGAGCAACAAGAG ATGCAAGAGATGTATGACATGATCATGAAGCACAAGCGAGCAATGGCTGAGATGCAGGTGATGTGGGAAAAGGCCATCAGAGACCACCAGCACGAGTACGACAGTGATGAAGAGGTGGACCAGCAGGCCGGCACCTGGGAGCATCGTCTCCgaaaaatggaaatggaaaagaCACGGG AATGGGCGGAGTCTTTGACAGATATGGGCAAAGGGAAACACTTCATCGGAGACTTCCTTCCTCCTGAGGAGCTGGAAAAGTTTATGGAGACATTTAAGGCACTCAAG GAAGGGCGGGACCCAGATTACTCGGAATACAAAGAGTTTAAGTTAACTGTGGAGAATCTTGGTTTCCGTATGCTGATGAAGATGGGCTGGAAGGAAGGGGAAGGCCTTGGAAGTGAGGGACAGGGCATCAAGGCTCCTGTCAACAA GGGAACTACAGCCATGAATGGTGCAGGACTCGGAGTCGACCGCCCGGCCGACCTGACAAAAAGTGATGACGAGTATGACGCCTTCAGGAAGAGGATGATGCTTGCTTACCGCTTTAGGCCCAACCCTCTG aATAATCCACGGAGGCCATATTACTGA